Genomic segment of Nostoc sp. TCL240-02:
GCAAACCCAAAAACATATTTATTTCGGTTGGATGCTGTTTACTTTTTCTAGCTTTCTTGGGAGTGCTTCTTTTGGTGATGAGTCCCACTAATCGGCGTAAATAGAAGGTTCGTGTCACCAGGTGCAGCCTTGTAAAGTTTTGTAAAAATGACCAATTTTTTAGGGTTAATTGATAAGAAATACAAATGAGAACATTGCCTAGTTTGTCTCCTTTTAGGCAATGTTTTTCAGTTTCAATACGGAGCAATAATACTTTGAAACACACATTTCCAGGTACTCCAAGCTCCGTTTTAGGCAAAGTTCTTTTACTGTCTATGCGCTAGAAAAAGTATTTGTGCAACTTATCTTTTCATGAGCGCGGTTAAATCTCGTATCAATCTCTGTAACTATTGCTGTATAAGGTTTATAGCCACAGGTTGCCCCTGGTTGCACGAACCTTCTATTTACGCCGATATGAAGTTGCAGTGCTAGTTGCTAGTTGGCATCACCGTGCCAAAACGGGGCTAAAAAATGGGGTTTTATGTCTGAAGACTGCTGCTCAAAACCGCTAAAAATGATGTCTGCTAATGTAAGTGGCACTATTTTGGGCTGATTTCGGCTCGACCCCAAGTTCCTTAGATATCATGAGTCAACTTGTTGAATATGTTGGATTGCAACTACTAGCGCATCGATCATCACCTCATAACTATCATCAGTAGAACGTTCTAATGTCATTAATCCAGCCTGTTCGATGGCGATAAAACCAGTAATCGCTGCGTTAACCATTCGCATTGCATCAATTAATTTTGTTTCACTGAGATTGTAGACTTGCAACACACGTTTGAGGAAGCTGAAGACTTCTTGAATCAGCGGGGAAGTTTCTGGATCTTGGAGATTGAGTTGAAATTGGGTCATAACTCGATAGCGGTTGGGATGCGAACGCGCAAAGTCCCGTGTTGCCCGTCCTTCTGCCCGCAGTAATGCGTGGGGATTGTCCAAGCCATTGGTTTGTTGACGAGACCATTCAATATATTGCTGCCAAATCGTGAGTGCAACTGCCCGTCGCAGGGCTGCATTGCCATCTAGATGCTTGTAAATCGCGGGAGGTTTAATGCCCAATTCTCTTGCAACCCGATTCACACCTAAAGCAGCTTCCCCCTCTTTATCAAGACAGGCGATCGCCGCATTAATTACATCCTGCTGTGTCAAGGACTTTTCTTTGACTGGACGACCCATAACTAATTTAGTTAATCCAATTAACTAAAAGTGAATATAATTAACTTTATCTTGAACTTGCTATTTGCGCCTATGAGTAGCCTGACATTTGCCTGTGCCCATGAGCTTGCGCGAATGATTCGCGATCGCACTATTTCGTCCCTTGAAGTGGTGGATGCTTACCTTACTCAAATTTCAAACCATAATTCAACTCTTAACGCCATCTGTACCTTAGACGTAGAGTACGTCCTTCAAAGCGCTAAACAAGCAGATGAAGCGTTGTCAAATAGTGAGAATTGGGGCATCCTACATGGAGTTCCCATTACAATTAAAGACACGTTTGAAACAGCTGGGCTGCGAACGACAGCAGGTTCTGAGTCTCTTAAAGATTACATTCCCCAACACGATGCAACCATTGTCAGTCGTCTTCGTGCTGCGGGAGCGATCATTTTAGGAAAAACGAATCCAGGTGATTTGGCAGGTGGTTATCAGGGACTCAACGATGTATTTCCTCGCGTTAACAATCCCTGGAATCTTGACTACACTCCTGGTGGTACTTCTAGTGGCGGTGCGGCGGCAATCGCAGCAGGGCTTTCTCCTCTAGATATCTGTTCTGACTTTGGTGGGTCAATTCGTCAGCCTGCCCATTTCTGTGGCATTTATGGTTTCAAGCCAACGGATCGTCGAGTACCGACAACCGGGCATATTCCTGAAGTTCCAGGGGCACCTCGCTGTATGCGCCAAATGCTCACAGTTGGTAGTCTGGCTCGTTCGATTGAAGATTTAAGCCTTTGCCTGCAAATTATCGCTGGTGCTGATTCATCTCAACCTGACATTCCCCCCGTTCTGCTCGACCGATCAAGTGATAAAACACTTCGGACTCCACGGATTGCTTGGGCGGATGAATGGTCTCTCTATCCAGTTGCAGCAGATATCAAATCAACAATGCAATCGGTTGCAACAAAGCTTACTGAAGCAGGAATAACCATTGAACAGTGGGTTCCAAATTTTGATTTTCCTGCGGCATGGCAATCTTACTACAAGCTTGCAGCCTACAATCTTATCTATGCCCAGTCTCTAACAGCTGGTGATATTCGTAAGAATCTGGCTTTTCTATTTCGTGACAGCACTCAAGGCGATCGTGACTTACGCAAGCTTGGTAATATCGCTGGCATTGGATTGCCGATTTCGTTTAACCCGACTCTGAAAGGCTACTTTGAAACAATAACGCAGCGAGATCGCTTTATTGCTCAGATGGATGGAGAGCTAGCCCAATGGGATGCCTGGCTTTGCCCTGTGGCGATGACTCCTGCATTCACACATCGTGAACGGGGTGCAGCTATTCTAGTTGACGATCGCAGTGTGCCGTATTCAATGGCATCGGGTGCTTATGTAGTTCCATTCAATCTCACAGGACACCCTGTTGTTGTCATTCCAATTGGACAAACTCAAAACGGCTTACCAATCGGGATGCAGATAGTCGGTAAGCGTTGGCGAGAGATGGAGTTATTAGCGATCGCGCAGTCACTTGATCAAGTAATTGATGCTTTCCGAAACCCATGCTCAAGTTCAACTTCGTCTACTTGATATTTCTCATTTAATTGATTAAATGCTATTCCGTATTTAACTTCTAGGTTAAATAGTTCCTGTGAAGGAAATGAAATTAAATTGATTATTATAATTCCCTTATTTACCACTATTTTTCAACAAAGTATAACTCCAGATTCAAAGTAAGTTTCAGCGTAGCTGATTATAATTTTCGTCTTCGTTAGGCTCCAGCCCTCACCACCATTTATTAGATACTGATATATTCCTCTTGCTCCACCGTAGCTGTCGCTATGTTCAAGAGATGTTGACTGTAGCCAAAGTCGGGTATCAGTTAGGTCGAGGGGAAGTATTATCTTCCGCCCCTCCCAATTAGGGGTGGAATCAGCGAGCCTGTCATTTGCCGCCACTTAACTCTCAAAAGCTTTGCCTTGTAAAGCTTTTAGAAAAAAATCTTACTTTTACCCGTTGGCTCCCGGATTTAGTGGACTTAACAGGTTATAGAGGGCTGTACCATTTGAACCCCTCTAATTTTTGTAGCCTGAAACCCTTATAGCGACGTTGCAAAACTCTGCACCAAATAAAGTAAAGGTCAATTGGCACAGGAGTAGTGTACTACATACGAATTTTTGGTGAGTAACGGCATTTTTATTTTTAAATCTCTTGCACAGCAAGGGTTTTAGCTGTTATATGGCGGCAAACGTCAGCTTCGGTGATCTTACCCCCAAAAGGCATTGATTTTACAAGCGAGAGAACTACAAAAGCTGGGACACCCAGACTTAAATGTAAACACTGCAATGCTGTAAAAGTCGAGTCTAGGTTTGCAAAACAAGACCAATCAGAAAAGCAAACATGGGAACAAAAAGCCAGTGACGTACTCGATGGGGTTAACTGGCAATGAGCAGCCAAATTGAGATTGTGCAGCAGGTCGCGGAAGGTGATCGGGTTGTTAGCTACATAATAAGTCACGGCAAGCACAGGGGGTCATTCTACGGCATTGCACCAACTGGCAGGAGCATCTCGACATCGGTGATCCGGATTGATCGGATTCAAGATGGAAAGATTGCTGAACATTGGTCTGTTTCTGACGCAGCAGGTCTGATGCAGCAACTTCAATCTTGAATTACCACTTCTTCATGCACCACACCCCAAAACCAGTAATCTCAAGGATTTATGCTTAACAAGCGTGCCATTCGACTTTGAGGCTTCTATTACACGTAATAGCCCAAAGGTGTAACTTGATACGGTCGATGTGCAAGCGGATTGTTATGCAGCGCTTTTCCCAAATGCTTTACGGAAAATGATCTTGTCATCTCCTGCTTTGTAGAACTCCCGAATCCGAGCTTCCTCGTCATAACCATTCTTTCGATAAAATGATCGGACATATTCAAAGCTCTCAAGACCGGACGTTTCCACTAACAGCACACGTTCACCGCGATCTGCTAGTACTTGTTCAACATGACTCAGCAGGATACCACCACGTCCAAGTCTTTGATGATCAGGGTGAATAGCAATCAGATAGAGATTCCATGTCCCTTCGGTCATTCGTTCCGGCGCAACATACGCCACGCCTACTACCCCATTATCGTCGTCGGTAAACCACAAATCTTGACTCTCCAGTTCGCTATTGAAGTGTTGATCCAGCATTTGGGCGAGTTCCTCGGTTTGATTTGGCTCGAATAACCCAGACGCTTCCGCCAAAGCGATCAAGCTAGGTGTGTCACTGCGCGTAATCAGTCGAATCATAGGTTTTTGGTTAAGGAATACTCAGCACAAATCATTGATAGCTGAATTTATTAAGTTGCAGACAGGTATAAATTAACCTCTCATCAAGAATTTTAGCGGTATAACGTTCCGCTTCACCCTCTGCTAGCAACCTCTCGGACTCAACCAAGCATCTGTCAGCAGTCGGGTGCAAGCGGGTTGTTCTGCCACTGGCAACTACTTTCAGGCTTTCCTAAACAGTTTGGATACAACTCCTTTCAGAATATATGGTAGTAGCTTCGGAGCGGGTAAGAAAACAATCCCTAACTGCTGCATCAATCCGAGTGCATCGCCTTGCCCCCAATGCTCCACGATCTTTCCATCCTCGACTCGATCGATGTGCATGATCGACAAACTGATTTGTTTACCTGTTGGCGGAAGACCTTGAAATTCTCCAAGATGTGTGGCTGTGAATCTTCCATACGTTACAACCCTATCGCCTGAAACAATAACCTCATCAAAAATGTGCTGTCCCTGACCGAAAGCTAAATAAAACGACATCCCAAACTGCTTAAACCCTGCCCCGTCCAATGGCTCTGCTATACCCGCTAGATGAGCAACAAAGTTTGGAGCCAAAAGCTCTAAGGCTTGCTCCATTTTGCGATCATCAAAAGCTTTGTAGAACTGGAGAACGAGGGCTTTGTTTTGTTCAGTCAGCATACAGAATTTCGTTTTGAACTAGATTGTAACCCGGTGATTACGAGAACTTAACCGGGCTTTCTAGCCGACTTGAAAACACTACCTCAGCGATCGCCTTCAAAACACCTGGCTTTATTCAGCATTACACGTAAGAGCCATTACGTGTAATTGGTGCCTATATATATTGATCTAACGCGATCGCTTTTTTGGCATTGAGCCGACAATCGTTTAATTTCTGTTTAGATAGTACAGATTAGAGCATATACTTTGTGGTTGATTTCGGCAGGCTCCCTGAAGATCACATCTATATAAATAATGTTCAAATTCCAAAATTTTTGGGAATACTTAGTTTACGTTTTTACGTGACATAAATACATACTTTATAACCCTGGATAAATTGCAATCTCGATATAGTTCGCATCTATCCAGGGTTTTTTATATGCAATAGGTTGATTGGTGCAGAGTATGTACAATACTCTGCACCAATCAACTGAGGGTAAACAGCCGCTCACGGGTGCTGTAGAAAAGCGACAGGCTAAGATGCTTGCTGGGTAACGCTTTCAGCCTTAGCGTACAATTTTCCCGTTTTGGCACGGTGATGCCTACTGTGGGGCAATCTGTATGCTATATCCTAGCTAACTTTCAAAACGATATCTAAATCTAAAATAAGCTCATTCCGCTTTAAACCGAGTTTATCTATAACCTTCTCTCTTATTGAGCTATACAACTCTTCATTTAGAGCAGCACTATATAATACTGTTATAATCTTGCTATCAAGCATCGAAACAGAAAACTTTCCTGTAAACAATCTTTCCACCTCTTGTTTTGTTTTGAGTATGATGCCCACAGTTGACATAACCGATAAGCTATTTACCACGCCCACCTGGACATTAATTATATGCAGGGAGTGAGTTAATTTATCGTACAATTCAACCCTCATATCGTCATTTGGCAAGTCCCTGAAAGTATTGATCGTTTTTTTCACAAGAGATAGTTGATCATCAGTAATATTCTTCTCGAACACGCTGAATACAACATCCTCTAAGGTGAAAGTATTGTTATGAGGAGTATACTCATTAAACTGAAATACACGGCTTTGCCATGTTAGCTGTCCCAAAGTATCTGTATAGAATCCATACCACTTCTCGGTGTTGTCTATTCGTGAGTACTTCTTATCTGCCGCGAGCTGTGCTAGAAGAATTGAATTTAAAATATCGCACCGTTGCAGATATGGCACAGTCGAAGCGAATGATAATAGATTTCCCGCATTAACAAATCCAGCTTCTAGTAACACTTCGTTTTTGTAATTCATGAATAATTCCTTCGCTAGAAAGGTGGTTATGCTGACGGCATTGACGCTTGTTAACCTCTAGTGGTGGAGGATCTGCTGAAATATGTGCAAAGACAGCGAGACAGAGATGTGCAGCGTTCTGCGCTAAACAAAGAAGCATACAGATACACGATCTCTGCCTGGCATTACACGATTAAGTTAAATCTCGATGTCTTTGATGTATTGGCTGGCCCTATCGCCTAATTTCTTGATAACCTCCGCCCTAACTCGGCTATAGACATCTTCATTTAGTACAGCCTTTTGAGAACTTTGAAAGAGTTTTGTAGAGACATTTGACCAACTAAACCACAAGAACCTTGTTACATGTTTGTCTGCCCTAAACTCTAAGGCAGACATTGCCATTACTAATTGCCCATCATCTTCACCAACTGGGAGAACTTGAAAGGTTCCTAAATTTTCAGGAAAGCTTTGCTGCTCGAACAGAGTGAGAGATCCTTCGTTTTTAGGGTTATTTTTGAGTGCGTTAAGAGATGTCACTAATATATCCATCTCATTGCCAGTAGCTATAGCTTTTAGAATCTCGATAATAGCGTCCGCAACTAAGAAAGAGCTACCGGAAGGTGAATACTCCCTATAGGCAAACGCAGGTACAACCCAACCGACTTGTGCGAGAACAGATGTATAAAATTCGTACCACTGCCTTGTCTGCTTAAAACGATCATATTTCTTAGTAGCGGCTAATTGCGCCAGCAACGTGGAGTTTAGTACATCACTTTTGTGCTCTTGTGTCAATCCTGATACAAATGAAACAAGGCTTCCAGCATTAGCAGCAGCACCTGGAGTATCGTTCTGGAAAGCAAGAGACTCTGAGCGAAAGACTTTAGGCAGTTTAGAATCGACTTCTGGAAGTTCAAGTTCCGAAATATATTCTTTAATCCGGTCAACGACCTGTTGTTTACTCATTTTAATGTCTTATTACAAAGATTTGGCTTTGAACGTCATGAGGTAAATGCTATTGAGACACACCCATAAATGTTTAAAAAACCAAACATCCTGTTGGATTTTAAATCATTTTGGATTAGAGATGATTGTGATAACTCATTGCCTAGAACCTCAGATAAAACCTAATTGAAGGAACAAAAAATACCGA
This window contains:
- a CDS encoding GNAT family N-acetyltransferase: MIRLITRSDTPSLIALAEASGLFEPNQTEELAQMLDQHFNSELESQDLWFTDDDNGVVGVAYVAPERMTEGTWNLYLIAIHPDHQRLGRGGILLSHVEQVLADRGERVLLVETSGLESFEYVRSFYRKNGYDEEARIREFYKAGDDKIIFRKAFGKSAA
- a CDS encoding ester cyclase, which encodes MSSQIEIVQQVAEGDRVVSYIISHGKHRGSFYGIAPTGRSISTSVIRIDRIQDGKIAEHWSVSDAAGLMQQLQS
- a CDS encoding amidase, whose protein sequence is MSSLTFACAHELARMIRDRTISSLEVVDAYLTQISNHNSTLNAICTLDVEYVLQSAKQADEALSNSENWGILHGVPITIKDTFETAGLRTTAGSESLKDYIPQHDATIVSRLRAAGAIILGKTNPGDLAGGYQGLNDVFPRVNNPWNLDYTPGGTSSGGAAAIAAGLSPLDICSDFGGSIRQPAHFCGIYGFKPTDRRVPTTGHIPEVPGAPRCMRQMLTVGSLARSIEDLSLCLQIIAGADSSQPDIPPVLLDRSSDKTLRTPRIAWADEWSLYPVAADIKSTMQSVATKLTEAGITIEQWVPNFDFPAAWQSYYKLAAYNLIYAQSLTAGDIRKNLAFLFRDSTQGDRDLRKLGNIAGIGLPISFNPTLKGYFETITQRDRFIAQMDGELAQWDAWLCPVAMTPAFTHRERGAAILVDDRSVPYSMASGAYVVPFNLTGHPVVVIPIGQTQNGLPIGMQIVGKRWREMELLAIAQSLDQVIDAFRNPCSSSTSST
- a CDS encoding ester cyclase, with amino-acid sequence MLTEQNKALVLQFYKAFDDRKMEQALELLAPNFVAHLAGIAEPLDGAGFKQFGMSFYLAFGQGQHIFDEVIVSGDRVVTYGRFTATHLGEFQGLPPTGKQISLSIMHIDRVEDGKIVEHWGQGDALGLMQQLGIVFLPAPKLLPYILKGVVSKLFRKA
- a CDS encoding TetR/AcrR family transcriptional regulator: MGRPVKEKSLTQQDVINAAIACLDKEGEAALGVNRVARELGIKPPAIYKHLDGNAALRRAVALTIWQQYIEWSRQQTNGLDNPHALLRAEGRATRDFARSHPNRYRVMTQFQLNLQDPETSPLIQEVFSFLKRVLQVYNLSETKLIDAMRMVNAAITGFIAIEQAGLMTLERSTDDSYEVMIDALVVAIQHIQQVDS